Proteins from a genomic interval of Diaminobutyricimonas aerilata:
- a CDS encoding NAD(P)/FAD-dependent oxidoreductase, which produces MTEILIIGGGYAGFYTAWKLEKRLRPDEAHVTIVDPRPYMTYQPFLPEVVAGSVEPRHVAVSLRKHLHRTRLVAGRVTRLEHATKTATVQPAAGPSFDLHYDIVVVTAGAVTRTFPIPGLLESAIGMKNVEEAVSIRDRLLTAFDRAAVLPRGPERQRLLTVVFVGGGFSGVEGFGEALSLASSLVRRYPELSFDEVAFHLVEAQGRILPEVTDEPGRWVVRHLEERGAHVHLETQLVSAVDGHVVLSSGDEFDSDLIVWTAGNAANPTVAKHTDLPIDARGLLQVRADLRVGTDEAPIPDAWGAGDDAAVPDLASPMPGARTVPNAQHAVRQGKRLAANLVAVVRGEEPREYVHHSLGVVATLGLGHGIFQYKRLVIRGVLAWLMHRGYHVLAVPTWERKIRVLLVWIGAVFGGRDIVSLAATTEPRRAFVAGAGPTVRSADPAEASRTAA; this is translated from the coding sequence ATGACCGAGATCCTCATCATCGGCGGCGGGTACGCCGGGTTCTACACCGCCTGGAAGCTCGAGAAGAGGCTGCGACCCGACGAGGCCCACGTCACCATCGTCGACCCGCGGCCCTACATGACCTACCAGCCGTTCCTGCCCGAGGTGGTCGCCGGGTCGGTGGAGCCGCGCCACGTCGCGGTGTCGCTGCGCAAGCACCTGCACCGCACGCGACTCGTCGCCGGACGCGTGACCCGTCTCGAGCACGCGACGAAGACGGCCACGGTGCAACCCGCCGCGGGCCCGTCGTTCGATCTGCACTACGACATCGTCGTGGTGACGGCCGGTGCGGTGACCCGCACCTTCCCGATTCCCGGGCTGCTGGAATCCGCGATCGGGATGAAGAACGTCGAGGAGGCGGTCAGTATCCGCGACCGTCTGCTCACCGCCTTCGACCGCGCGGCCGTCCTGCCGCGCGGCCCCGAGCGGCAACGTCTGCTCACCGTCGTCTTCGTCGGCGGCGGGTTCTCCGGCGTCGAGGGTTTCGGCGAGGCGCTCTCGCTCGCGAGCTCGCTCGTCCGCCGGTATCCGGAACTGAGTTTCGACGAGGTGGCGTTCCACCTCGTGGAGGCGCAGGGCCGCATCCTGCCCGAGGTCACGGATGAACCGGGCCGGTGGGTGGTGCGCCACCTGGAGGAGCGCGGTGCGCACGTGCACCTCGAGACGCAGCTCGTGTCGGCCGTCGACGGGCACGTCGTGCTCTCCTCCGGTGATGAGTTCGACAGCGACCTCATCGTGTGGACCGCCGGCAACGCGGCGAACCCGACGGTCGCGAAGCACACCGACCTCCCGATCGATGCGCGCGGGCTGCTGCAGGTGCGCGCGGACCTGCGGGTCGGAACCGACGAGGCGCCGATCCCGGACGCGTGGGGCGCCGGAGACGACGCCGCCGTTCCCGACCTCGCGTCGCCGATGCCCGGCGCGCGCACGGTGCCGAACGCGCAGCACGCGGTGCGGCAGGGCAAGCGCCTCGCCGCCAACCTCGTCGCCGTCGTGCGCGGCGAGGAGCCCCGCGAGTACGTGCACCACAGCCTCGGCGTCGTAGCGACCCTCGGTCTCGGCCACGGCATCTTCCAGTACAAGCGCCTCGTCATCCGCGGTGTGCTCGCCTGGCTCATGCACCGCGGCTACCACGTGCTCGCGGTGCCGACGTGGGAGCGCAAGATCCGCGTGCTGCTCGTATGGATCGGCGCCGTGTTCGGCGGGCGCGACATCGTGTCGCTCGCCGCGACGACCGAACCGCGGCGCGCATTCGTGGCCGGTGCGGGCCCGACGGTACGGAGCGCCGATCCCGCCGAGGCCTCCCGCACGGCGGCGTGA
- a CDS encoding amino-acid N-acetyltransferase, with protein sequence MSEGFHVRRARTSDVAAIEHLFEPFVQSRIMLGKDRVVLFETVQEFRVAESDAGEIIGCGALHVVWEDLAEVRTLAVLPEWKGRGVGHAILLALEDQARDLGVQRLFCLSFEVDFFGRHGFVEIGDDLIPPEVYAEIVRSPDEGIAEMLELARVKPNTLGNTRMLKTLD encoded by the coding sequence GTGAGCGAGGGGTTCCACGTGCGTCGCGCGCGCACGAGCGATGTCGCCGCGATCGAGCACCTCTTCGAACCCTTCGTGCAGTCGCGCATCATGCTCGGCAAAGACCGCGTCGTGCTCTTCGAGACCGTGCAGGAGTTCCGCGTCGCCGAGTCCGACGCGGGCGAGATCATCGGATGCGGTGCGCTGCATGTCGTGTGGGAGGACCTCGCCGAGGTACGCACGCTCGCGGTGCTGCCGGAGTGGAAGGGGCGCGGCGTCGGGCACGCGATCCTGCTCGCCCTGGAGGACCAGGCGCGCGACCTCGGCGTGCAGCGGCTGTTCTGCCTCAGCTTCGAGGTCGACTTCTTCGGGCGGCACGGTTTCGTCGAGATCGGCGACGACCTCATCCCGCCGGAGGTCTACGCCGAGATCGTGCGCTCCCCGGACGAGGGCATCGCCGAGATGCTCGAGCTCGCCCGGGTGAAGCCGAACACGCTCGGCAACACCCGCATGCTCAAGACCCTGGACTGA
- the radA gene encoding DNA repair protein RadA: MARTTANFRCTECGWTTLKWAGRCGECQSWGTIVEADAPTRTIAPARVAASRAARPITEVGVESAARWPSGIAEFDRVLGGGIVPGAAILLSGEPGVGKSTLLLEVASRAARQGSRVLYVSAEESVNQVRMRAERTGALSDNLYLASETDLATILGQIDQVVPQLVIVDSVQTVSSAMSEGLAGGPAQVREVAATLTRIAKERDLPVLLVGHVTKDGSIAGPRLLEHLVDVVCSFEGDRQTALRFIRSLKNRFGPTDEVGCFEMTGDGIAEVPDPSGLFLSRSSSPVSGTCVAIAVEGRRAIPVEVQALIVKSAAPQPRRVVNGVDSSRVAMLLAVLERRAGIKLSDHDVYVSTVGGIRLQEPGADLAIALALASAQRERALPHTLAAVGEISLAGEIRPASSGRQRLAEAKRLGFSEVLDSSRHNLSDAIRRAFMRAAPDLVQVPDF, translated from the coding sequence ATGGCCCGCACCACCGCGAACTTCCGCTGCACGGAATGCGGATGGACCACCCTCAAGTGGGCCGGTCGCTGCGGTGAATGCCAGTCGTGGGGCACCATCGTCGAGGCGGATGCCCCCACCCGCACGATCGCGCCGGCGCGCGTGGCCGCGTCGCGCGCCGCCCGCCCGATCACCGAGGTGGGCGTCGAGAGCGCCGCCCGCTGGCCCAGCGGCATCGCGGAGTTCGACCGGGTGCTGGGCGGCGGCATCGTGCCCGGCGCGGCCATCCTGCTCTCCGGCGAACCCGGCGTCGGCAAGTCCACGCTGCTGCTCGAGGTCGCTTCCCGCGCGGCCCGGCAGGGCAGCCGGGTGCTCTACGTCAGCGCCGAGGAATCCGTCAACCAGGTGCGGATGCGCGCCGAGCGCACCGGTGCGCTGAGCGACAACCTCTACCTCGCCTCCGAGACCGATCTCGCGACGATCCTCGGCCAGATCGACCAGGTGGTCCCGCAGCTCGTGATCGTCGACTCCGTGCAGACGGTGTCATCCGCGATGTCGGAGGGACTCGCCGGCGGACCGGCGCAGGTGCGCGAGGTGGCGGCGACGCTCACCCGCATCGCCAAGGAACGCGACCTGCCCGTGCTGCTCGTCGGGCACGTCACGAAAGACGGCTCGATCGCCGGCCCTCGGCTGCTCGAGCACCTCGTCGACGTCGTGTGCTCGTTCGAAGGCGACCGGCAGACGGCGCTGCGATTCATCCGTTCGCTCAAGAACCGTTTCGGACCGACGGATGAGGTGGGCTGCTTCGAGATGACCGGCGACGGCATCGCCGAGGTGCCCGACCCGAGCGGACTGTTCCTCTCGCGCAGCAGCTCTCCGGTGAGCGGCACGTGCGTCGCGATCGCCGTGGAAGGCCGCCGGGCGATCCCCGTCGAGGTGCAGGCGCTCATCGTCAAGAGCGCCGCTCCGCAGCCCCGACGAGTGGTCAACGGTGTCGACTCGTCGCGGGTGGCGATGCTGCTCGCGGTGCTCGAGCGCCGGGCGGGCATCAAGCTCTCCGATCACGACGTCTATGTGTCGACGGTCGGCGGCATCCGCCTGCAGGAGCCGGGCGCCGACCTCGCGATCGCCCTCGCGCTCGCGAGCGCGCAGCGGGAACGGGCGCTGCCGCACACGCTCGCCGCGGTCGGCGAGATCAGCCTCGCCGGCGAGATCCGCCCCGCGTCATCCGGCCGTCAGCGACTCGCCGAGGCGAAGCGCCTCGGTTTCAGCGAGGTGCTCGACAGCTCGCGGCACAATCTGAGCGATGCGATCCGGCGCGCGTTCATGCGCGCCGCGCCCGACCTCGTGCAGGTGCCGGACTTCTAG
- a CDS encoding arginase family protein, whose amino-acid sequence MIALIEVPFNSAGTDSGVARMPAALADRGLHDMLGTVTRHPITVRGAVAERGEHGFLAEHALGAMVDDVRTAVTRAWAESRTPVVIGGDCPVMLGALAAHPLGLVFVDGHEDAWPPSDATSGEAADSELGIALGLVAAPPPLGRLIDPGRVLVLGPRDADELEAAGVPRVGSLVRMHDAEWLARATSDDLADAVRQTAARASGAWWVHIDLDVLSTAALAAVDYPQPGGLDWHELDAVVDAVLSVPGCRGASVVIYNPDLDGGAAAARIAEFVARIGALLEE is encoded by the coding sequence ATGATCGCGCTCATCGAGGTGCCGTTCAATTCGGCCGGAACCGATTCCGGAGTCGCCCGGATGCCCGCCGCGCTCGCCGATCGCGGTCTGCACGACATGCTCGGCACCGTCACACGGCATCCGATCACCGTGCGGGGTGCGGTCGCCGAACGGGGTGAGCATGGGTTCCTCGCCGAGCACGCCCTCGGGGCGATGGTCGACGACGTGCGCACCGCGGTGACTCGCGCATGGGCGGAGTCGCGCACCCCCGTCGTGATCGGCGGGGACTGCCCGGTGATGCTCGGCGCGCTCGCCGCTCATCCGCTCGGTCTCGTCTTCGTGGACGGGCACGAGGACGCCTGGCCCCCGAGCGACGCGACGAGTGGTGAGGCGGCGGACAGCGAGCTGGGGATCGCGCTCGGGCTCGTGGCGGCGCCGCCGCCGCTCGGGCGCTTGATCGATCCCGGCAGAGTGCTCGTGCTCGGGCCGCGCGACGCCGACGAGCTCGAGGCGGCGGGCGTTCCGCGCGTCGGCTCCCTGGTGCGGATGCACGACGCCGAGTGGCTCGCGCGCGCGACCTCCGACGACCTCGCCGACGCCGTACGGCAGACGGCGGCGCGCGCATCCGGGGCCTGGTGGGTGCACATCGACCTCGACGTGCTCTCCACGGCGGCGCTCGCCGCCGTGGACTACCCGCAACCCGGCGGACTCGACTGGCACGAGCTCGACGCGGTCGTCGACGCCGTGCTCTCGGTGCCCGGCTGCCGTGGGGCCAGTGTCGTCATCTACAACCCCGATCTCGACGGCGGGGCCGCCGCGGCGCGCATCGCCGAGTTCGTCGCGCGGATCGGTGCGCTGCTCGAGGAGTAG
- a CDS encoding aminoglycoside phosphotransferase family protein → MGTPAAEIELDASAVGRLVSAQHPALAGELRFVAHGWDNDIWRLGDDHSVRMPRRAASAPLIEHEQRWLPRFAERMPVAVPAPVAVGEPGDGFPWRWSIVPWFTGTPMDGIPVAARATAARDLADAFAALHIPAPADAPVNVYRGVPLADRDPLARERLREVELPEAERAALTAVWDDTVAAPPWPSVPLWLHGDPHPANMILDEHGALEALIDFGDLCQGDPANDLAAAWLCFDAEARTAFRSRLEATGAYDAHIWRRARGWAVLVGTALLIASTGTDRMLAIGRHTLQQVLAD, encoded by the coding sequence ATGGGAACACCTGCAGCGGAGATCGAGCTCGACGCCTCGGCGGTCGGGCGGCTCGTGTCCGCGCAGCATCCGGCGCTCGCCGGTGAGCTGCGGTTCGTGGCGCACGGGTGGGACAACGACATCTGGCGACTCGGCGACGACCACTCGGTGCGGATGCCGCGTCGCGCCGCATCCGCGCCGCTGATCGAGCACGAGCAGCGGTGGCTGCCCCGCTTCGCCGAGCGGATGCCCGTGGCGGTGCCCGCTCCGGTCGCCGTCGGCGAGCCCGGCGACGGGTTCCCATGGCGCTGGTCGATCGTGCCCTGGTTCACCGGCACGCCGATGGACGGCATCCCCGTCGCGGCACGCGCGACGGCGGCGCGGGACCTCGCCGACGCGTTCGCCGCCCTGCACATCCCCGCCCCGGCCGACGCCCCCGTGAACGTGTACCGCGGCGTGCCGCTCGCCGATCGCGACCCGCTCGCGCGCGAACGGCTGCGCGAGGTCGAGCTGCCCGAGGCGGAACGCGCGGCGCTCACCGCGGTGTGGGACGACACGGTCGCGGCGCCGCCGTGGCCCTCCGTGCCGCTGTGGCTGCACGGCGACCCGCATCCGGCCAACATGATCCTCGACGAGCACGGCGCACTCGAGGCGCTCATCGACTTCGGCGACCTGTGCCAGGGCGATCCGGCGAACGACCTCGCCGCCGCGTGGCTGTGCTTCGACGCTGAGGCGCGCACCGCGTTCCGCTCACGACTCGAGGCGACCGGCGCCTACGACGCTCACATCTGGCGCCGCGCGCGCGGCTGGGCAGTGCTCGTCGGCACCGCCCTGCTCATCGCCTCGACGGGCACCGACCGCATGCTCGCGATCGGCCGGCACACGCTGCAGCAGGTGCTCGCCGACTGA
- a CDS encoding SDR family oxidoreductase has translation MRIAVAGGTGTVGRHLVAAAQARGHEVTVLSRSSGVDVLAGTNLDPALADVPVVIDVLNLTSLSKRKSVAFFERATQNLLRAEARAGTAHHVALSIVGIDRIDASYYAGKLAQERLVSASEVPHTIARAGQFHEFAEQVVGQATFGGVSMVPRLLGRPVAASEVAEHLVSIAEGAPLGRASDLVGPRNETLADMVRRMYAHDGIRRRVLEARLPGRYGRGLASGDLRGSGSATVAKVGFDEWLSSGHRRR, from the coding sequence ATGCGGATCGCAGTCGCCGGAGGAACCGGCACCGTCGGACGACACCTGGTCGCGGCGGCGCAGGCACGGGGACACGAGGTGACCGTGCTGTCACGCAGCTCGGGGGTGGACGTGCTGGCGGGCACGAACCTCGACCCGGCGCTCGCGGACGTGCCGGTGGTCATCGATGTGCTGAACCTCACGTCGCTGTCGAAGCGCAAGTCCGTCGCGTTCTTCGAGCGCGCGACGCAGAACCTCCTCCGCGCCGAGGCGCGCGCGGGCACCGCGCACCACGTCGCCTTGTCCATCGTCGGGATCGACCGGATCGACGCGTCGTACTACGCCGGCAAGCTCGCCCAGGAGCGACTCGTCAGCGCCTCGGAGGTGCCGCACACCATCGCCCGCGCGGGACAGTTCCACGAGTTCGCCGAGCAGGTCGTCGGACAGGCGACCTTCGGCGGCGTGTCGATGGTGCCGCGGCTGCTGGGGCGGCCCGTCGCCGCGAGCGAGGTCGCCGAGCACCTGGTCTCGATCGCCGAAGGGGCCCCACTCGGCCGCGCATCCGATCTCGTCGGCCCGCGGAACGAGACGCTCGCCGACATGGTGCGCCGCATGTACGCGCACGACGGCATCCGGCGCCGGGTGCTCGAGGCGCGCCTGCCGGGACGGTATGGCCGAGGCCTCGCCTCGGGCGACCTGCGCGGCTCCGGATCGGCGACCGTAGCGAAGGTCGGCTTCGACGAATGGCTCTCGTCCGGGCATCGACGCCGGTGA
- a CDS encoding SseB family protein has translation MARPIQSDDRNYQSPQLADALEKQDTAAVALALRHGKVVVPLLDAPGPDQVRVFRREGAEKYMLLLFSSVANYVAMTPTEQNQRVVMYDRAQLHDFVAQNEGLLEAVVFDLAGPHAMQAEPAEIVKALELEAE, from the coding sequence ATGGCACGACCGATCCAGTCCGACGACCGGAACTACCAGTCGCCCCAGCTGGCGGATGCGCTCGAGAAGCAGGATACCGCCGCCGTCGCGCTCGCGCTGCGTCACGGCAAGGTCGTGGTGCCGCTGCTGGATGCGCCGGGACCCGACCAGGTGCGGGTGTTCCGCCGCGAGGGTGCGGAGAAGTACATGCTGCTGCTGTTCTCCTCGGTGGCGAACTACGTGGCGATGACTCCGACGGAGCAGAACCAGCGCGTGGTCATGTACGACCGGGCGCAGCTGCACGACTTCGTCGCCCAGAACGAGGGTCTGCTCGAGGCGGTCGTGTTCGACCTCGCCGGACCGCACGCGATGCAGGCGGAGCCCGCCGAGATCGTGAAGGCGCTCGAACTCGAGGCCGAGTAG
- a CDS encoding DMT family transporter: MPWLVLLVSAVFEAVWATALGQSAGLTRPVPTVVFALALLVSMIGLGWAARHIPIGTSYAVWVGVGAALTVGYAMATGAEPVSPWRLVFLAGIVGAVIGLKLVPSRPRDDRPERVGEATRPASERT, encoded by the coding sequence GTGCCGTGGCTCGTGCTGCTCGTCAGCGCCGTGTTCGAGGCCGTCTGGGCCACGGCGCTCGGTCAGTCCGCCGGGCTGACCCGCCCGGTGCCCACCGTCGTCTTCGCGCTCGCGCTCCTCGTCAGCATGATCGGACTCGGCTGGGCCGCCCGGCACATCCCCATCGGCACCTCGTACGCCGTGTGGGTGGGTGTCGGCGCCGCGCTCACCGTGGGCTACGCGATGGCGACGGGGGCGGAACCGGTGTCGCCATGGCGCCTGGTGTTCCTCGCCGGAATCGTCGGCGCGGTGATCGGGCTGAAGCTCGTGCCCTCCCGGCCGCGCGACGACCGGCCGGAGCGCGTCGGGGAGGCGACGCGACCGGCATCCGAGCGCACCTAA
- a CDS encoding LacI family DNA-binding transcriptional regulator, which translates to MPVAARSTLALVAQTAGVSVSTASRALRGLGEMSAETRARVLRTAEGLGYPAAGRRLGRPRRSASLSIDLVLGSYHDPYTEEVTAGARTAATALGYDLVLTAERDDPDDDWPVRVRARGTAGVILGVIVPTSTQLAVMRAAGIPVVLLDPPSERLPELPSVRTTDRAGGAAAARHLVERGARRFIVIGGTPSYRYGRARVDGFTTALAEALPGAPVVHTSAQWGAADARRACAGALAELDGDGPIGLFACSDEMAAGAYRAIAAAGLSVPRDVLVVGFDDVRAARWLHPPLTTIRQPIREMAAAAVHALASTAAGTPPPSTPVELPTELIVRGSTRLDRGD; encoded by the coding sequence ATGCCCGTCGCCGCTCGTTCCACCCTCGCCCTCGTCGCGCAGACCGCCGGGGTGAGCGTGTCGACGGCGTCGCGCGCGCTGCGCGGACTGGGCGAGATGTCGGCCGAGACCCGCGCCCGCGTGCTGCGGACCGCCGAAGGCCTCGGCTACCCGGCGGCCGGTCGGCGGCTCGGCCGCCCACGCCGCAGCGCTTCGCTCAGCATCGACCTCGTGCTCGGTAGCTACCACGACCCGTACACCGAGGAGGTGACCGCCGGTGCTCGCACGGCGGCCACCGCGCTCGGCTACGACCTCGTGCTCACCGCGGAACGCGACGATCCCGACGACGACTGGCCGGTGCGGGTGCGGGCGCGCGGCACGGCCGGTGTCATCCTCGGCGTGATCGTGCCGACGAGCACCCAGCTGGCCGTGATGCGCGCGGCGGGCATCCCCGTCGTGCTGCTGGATCCGCCCTCCGAACGGTTGCCAGAGCTGCCGAGTGTGCGCACGACCGACCGGGCGGGCGGCGCGGCCGCGGCCCGGCACCTCGTCGAACGCGGCGCCCGGCGCTTCATCGTGATCGGCGGCACGCCGTCGTACCGCTACGGCCGCGCTCGCGTCGACGGCTTCACGACGGCCCTCGCCGAGGCGCTCCCCGGCGCGCCGGTCGTGCACACGAGCGCGCAGTGGGGAGCCGCGGATGCCCGACGCGCCTGCGCCGGTGCTCTTGCGGAACTCGACGGCGACGGCCCGATCGGGCTGTTCGCGTGCTCGGACGAGATGGCGGCCGGCGCCTATCGGGCGATCGCCGCCGCGGGACTGTCGGTTCCCCGCGATGTGCTCGTCGTCGGTTTCGACGACGTGCGCGCGGCACGCTGGCTGCATCCGCCGCTGACGACGATCCGGCAGCCGATCCGCGAGATGGCCGCCGCTGCGGTGCATGCCCTCGCGTCGACCGCAGCCGGAACGCCGCCCCCGAGCACGCCGGTCGAGCTGCCGACGGAGCTCATCGTGCGGGGCTCGACCCGGCTCGATCGGGGCGACTGA
- a CDS encoding SGNH/GDSL hydrolase family protein, whose product MPWFLVAIVVALGGGIAGWVRWLVRRRGVWFIRLNDAIPVNAHYWRERMARHGEYLYVAIGDSAAQGIGASRPGRSYVGMIARHVRTVSPAKWRVANLSVSGATVSLALKNQLPKLRKLEPDLCTVAIGANDIAAFDPERFERDLRALYSALPSHTIVADVPCFYFNPRERIVRQANEILRRVAGEFGLEVVPLHELTRRQGARGIVTQFAGDLFHPNDRGYAVWARAFEPAVDARLRSTGLGAGALDADDPRSTVGDPLPVSAPEADAPRGS is encoded by the coding sequence ATGCCTTGGTTCCTCGTCGCAATCGTCGTCGCCCTCGGGGGCGGGATCGCCGGGTGGGTGCGGTGGCTCGTGCGCCGCCGCGGCGTCTGGTTCATCCGCCTCAACGACGCGATCCCCGTGAACGCGCACTACTGGCGCGAGCGGATGGCCCGGCACGGCGAGTACCTGTACGTGGCGATCGGCGATTCCGCCGCGCAAGGCATCGGGGCGAGCCGACCCGGCCGCAGTTACGTCGGCATGATCGCCCGGCACGTCCGCACCGTCTCGCCCGCGAAGTGGCGGGTGGCCAACCTGTCCGTCTCCGGCGCCACCGTCTCGCTCGCGCTGAAGAACCAGCTGCCCAAGCTCCGCAAGCTCGAGCCGGACCTGTGCACGGTCGCGATCGGCGCCAACGACATCGCCGCCTTCGACCCGGAGCGGTTCGAGCGCGACCTGCGCGCCCTGTACTCCGCCCTGCCGTCGCACACGATCGTCGCCGACGTGCCGTGCTTCTACTTCAACCCGCGCGAACGGATCGTGCGGCAGGCGAACGAGATCCTCCGCCGCGTCGCGGGCGAGTTCGGACTCGAGGTCGTGCCGCTGCACGAACTCACCCGGCGGCAGGGCGCCCGCGGCATCGTCACGCAGTTCGCGGGCGACCTGTTCCACCCGAACGATCGCGGCTACGCAGTGTGGGCCCGCGCGTTCGAACCGGCGGTGGATGCGCGACTGCGGTCGACCGGACTGGGCGCCGGTGCCCTCGACGCGGACGACCCGCGCTCGACGGTCGGCGATCCCCTTCCGGTGAGCGCGCCGGAGGCCGACGCTCCGCGCGGTTCCTAG
- the sigJ gene encoding RNA polymerase sigma factor SigJ, translated as MSDSEQDAASGRAPSLGDVMDERRRLLALAYRMTGTLADAEDVVQETYVRWYRMSDDERADIRNPAGWLTRVASRVALDQLTTARARRERYVGEWLPEPVPADLFAGTAPASGTSVTAHAATEDPLDRAVRDDAVSTALLVVLEAMTPAERVAFVLHDVFAVPFDEIAEVVGRSPAAVRQLATSARRHVEQQRAVAVPRAEHDATVRAFAAATRDGDLDALMRVLAPGVTLRSDGGGRVRAARNAIVGVDHVARFLLGVMAKQPSLVFEEVVTPDGLAFGARAGDAFYGVLSAAVVDGKVRDIWLVVNPDKLSSWV; from the coding sequence GTGAGCGATTCCGAGCAGGATGCCGCGTCCGGGCGGGCGCCGAGCCTCGGCGACGTCATGGACGAGCGTCGGCGCCTGCTCGCCCTCGCGTACCGGATGACGGGCACCCTCGCCGACGCCGAAGACGTCGTGCAGGAGACCTACGTGCGCTGGTACCGCATGAGCGACGACGAGCGGGCGGACATCCGCAATCCGGCGGGCTGGCTCACCCGCGTCGCGAGCCGCGTCGCCCTCGATCAGCTGACCACCGCGCGGGCACGCCGCGAGCGGTATGTCGGCGAATGGCTGCCGGAACCGGTGCCCGCGGATCTCTTCGCGGGCACCGCTCCCGCCTCCGGCACGTCGGTCACGGCCCACGCCGCGACGGAGGACCCTCTCGACCGGGCGGTGCGCGACGACGCGGTGAGCACGGCACTGCTCGTGGTACTCGAGGCGATGACTCCGGCGGAACGCGTCGCGTTCGTGCTGCACGACGTCTTCGCGGTGCCGTTCGACGAGATCGCCGAGGTCGTCGGGCGATCGCCCGCTGCCGTCCGACAGCTCGCGACATCGGCACGTCGTCACGTCGAGCAGCAGCGCGCTGTCGCGGTGCCCCGTGCCGAGCACGACGCGACGGTGCGGGCGTTCGCCGCCGCCACGCGCGACGGCGATCTCGACGCGCTCATGCGGGTGCTCGCCCCCGGGGTGACGCTCCGGTCGGATGGCGGAGGTCGCGTGCGCGCCGCCCGCAACGCGATCGTCGGAGTGGACCACGTCGCGCGCTTCCTGCTCGGCGTCATGGCGAAGCAGCCGTCGCTCGTGTTCGAGGAGGTCGTCACGCCCGACGGGCTCGCGTTCGGCGCCCGCGCCGGCGATGCGTTCTACGGAGTGCTGAGCGCCGCCGTCGTCGACGGCAAGGTGCGAGACATCTGGCTCGTGGTGAACCCGGACAAGCTCAGCAGCTGGGTCTGA
- a CDS encoding DMT family transporter, giving the protein MLWIVLVLSGVLEAVWASALAASKGFRRPGPTVVFVAALFVSMAGLALAMTGLPTGTAYAVWVGIGATLTVAWGMLTGRERATWGRSLLLVLLVGCVAGLKAVS; this is encoded by the coding sequence GTGTTGTGGATCGTGCTCGTGCTCTCCGGAGTTCTCGAGGCGGTGTGGGCCTCCGCGCTCGCGGCGTCGAAGGGGTTCCGGCGCCCCGGTCCGACCGTCGTCTTCGTGGCGGCGCTCTTCGTCAGCATGGCCGGGTTGGCCCTCGCGATGACGGGGCTGCCGACGGGCACGGCGTACGCGGTGTGGGTCGGCATCGGCGCGACCCTCACCGTCGCGTGGGGCATGCTCACCGGACGGGAGCGGGCGACCTGGGGTCGCAGTCTGCTGCTCGTGCTGCTCGTCGGTTGTGTCGCCGGACTCAAGGCGGTGAGCTGA
- a CDS encoding dihydrofolate reductase family protein translates to MADLVYGVIGSLDGYIADEHGDFDWSAPDAEVFDYVNELAAGTGTEIYGRRLYETMKVWEAFDGDTAEEAAWARAWRAREKVVVSSTLDAVETRRTTLLRTLDVPTLRRLKDEATDPLTIGGPTLAATAIRAGLVDEYYFITCPILVGGGLRALPDGVRLELSLVEERRFGNGVVATRYRTR, encoded by the coding sequence ATGGCCGACCTCGTCTACGGGGTGATCGGTTCACTCGACGGGTACATCGCCGACGAGCATGGCGACTTCGACTGGAGCGCGCCGGACGCCGAGGTGTTCGACTACGTCAACGAACTCGCGGCGGGCACCGGCACCGAGATCTACGGTCGCCGGCTCTACGAGACCATGAAGGTCTGGGAGGCCTTCGACGGGGACACCGCGGAGGAAGCGGCATGGGCGCGGGCATGGCGGGCGCGCGAGAAGGTCGTCGTGTCGTCGACCCTCGACGCCGTCGAGACCAGGCGCACCACCCTGCTGCGCACCCTCGACGTCCCGACCCTCCGTCGGTTGAAGGACGAGGCGACCGACCCGCTCACCATCGGCGGTCCCACCCTCGCGGCCACGGCCATCCGCGCCGGTCTCGTCGACGAGTACTACTTCATCACGTGCCCGATCCTCGTCGGTGGCGGGCTGCGGGCGCTCCCCGACGGTGTGCGACTCGAGCTCTCGCTCGTCGAGGAGCGACGGTTCGGCAACGGCGTCGTCGCCACGCGGTACCGCACCCGCTGA